ACCCTAGAGAGATGCTGGAACTTTTCGAGACGATCATGCGCACCCACCGTCCCACCTGGGGAGACATACAGACACTGATGCACACGCTACTGTCTTCGGATGAGCGAAGTCGTGTCCAAGAAGGAATGAAAAAGGCATTAGACGAACAAGCAAAGAAACTCAAATCAGAGATAACCCCAAAAGATTTATATGAGCTTTATTTAGTAACCAAAGACCCTGATTGGCATCCAGGCGTGGGGAAGGGAGATGAGTTTCTGGCCAAGTATCGGGACCTAGTACTAGAAGGCATGAGGGCGGCTGGACGAAGAAATATCAATCTCGCTAAAGTATCGGAGGTCCTGCAGGGACCCCAAGAGGCACCCGGAGCATACATGGAGCGACTGAAGGCAGCCTACCGGCAGTGGACAAGCATCGATCCGGACAATGAAGGAAACCGAAGACAGATCAACATGACCTTCATAGCTCAAGCCCAGAAAGACATCCGTCGAAAGCTGCAGAAAAGAGAGGAGGCGGTGGACATGCCCGAAGAGATGTTACTGGGATTGGCTAGAAATGTGTATGCAAACCGGGATACGGAGGAAGAAAAACAGCAAAAGGCTGCTGTTGTGATGGCGGCTGCCATTAGAGGGGAGTTGCCAGGAAGACGGGGGCGAGGTGGCAGTACTAGAGGACGTGGTCGAGGGGGCAGAGGAGCCCAACAGGAACGTTTGGGTCGCGATCAGTGTGCAATCTGCAAGAGGCATGGGCACTGGAAGAATGAATGTCCAGAAAGACCCGAAGAGGGAAATGCAGACAGAGGGCACAGAGTTTCGCGAGTAATGGCTGGACGCGCGGAGGAAGAGGAGTGACGGGGCCAGGGTTCATTGCACCAGTTACCACTCACCCCGGAACCCATGGTGACTTTGACCGTACAGGGGAAGAAGGTGCCATTTATGATTGATAGTGGAGCTACTATTTCAGCCATTCAACACCCAATAGGAGAGAAGACTGCTATCAAGTTACCAATACAGGGAGCCACAGGCCGCAGTAACTCCAGGCCCATCTTTGATGTGGACAATTGCAgtcttaaggggaatacctttaGACATCAGTTCGTGTGGCTCCCCGATTGTCCAATGAACTTATTGGGAAGAGACATTCTGTGCAAATTACAAGCCACTTTAACTTTTTCAAAAGATGGAAGCTGTACCCTCGAGACGCCACAAGGGGGGGATATATGCACAATAGAAATGCCCAAAGAAAAGGCTTGGAAGTGGAAAGCCTGGTGGGATGGGAAATCGGAAGCCACCAGAGTCTTGATAGCGCAAGACATAGCAGAAAGCTTGCCAGTACCTAAAGAGGTTTGGGCAGAAAACGGAGGATTTGGCATGGCCATCAACCAACCCCCTGTGTGCATTCGAATGAAGCCAGGAGCCATACCCGCTAATATACCACAGTACCCCATCTCAGAAGAGAAAAGAAGGGGAATCCAGCCAATTATCACAGCATACCTTGAAGAGGGGATACTACAAGAGTGTCAATCTGGATGGAATACCCCACTCTTCCCAGTGGAAAAGAAGGAACCAGGCCGTTACAGACCAGTGCAAGACCTGCGGGCAGTAAATGCAAGAGCTGAACCCATGGTAGCCCTAGTGGCTGACCCATACACCATAATGAGTAGAGTACCAGGCGCTGCTAGATGGTACACAGTACTGGACATTAAGGATGCTTTTTTCACAATCAGATTAGCACCTGCCTCGATCCCTATCTTCGCTTTCACCTGGCACCCCCCCCTGGACTCCCCGGgactccagaacaagcagatccgGCTAAGCTGGGCCAGATTGCCACAGGGATTCATACACAGCCCGAGTTTTTTTTCAGAAGCTTTATCTAGAGATCTGGAGGGTCTAGTTGTACCCCCAGGGGGGGCAGTCTTGCAGTATGTGGATGATCTTTTACTCGCAACAAATACAGAAAAAGATTGCAAAGAACTCACTATAGAGGTGCTTAAAAGACTTGCAAACTGTGGCTACAAAGTATCCAAGAGCAAAGCCCAACTTATACAGACTACTGTAAACTATCTGGGATTTCGgctggaggaaggccagagataCCTATCAGGAGAAAGAGTAGAAGCAATTTGTGCCATTCCAGAACCCAAATCCAAACGTGGTCTGCGAGCATTCCTTGGAATGACTGGCTATTGTCGCGTCTGGATACCAGGCTACGCCCAGATAGCCCAGCCCTTGTATGAGGCGACTCGAGGAGAAGGCGAGATGCTGTGGGGAGAGGAACAGAAGAAAGCGTTCCAGGAACTGAAAGACATGCTAACGAGGGGCCCAGCTTTAGGACTCCCAAACCTCACGCTACCCTTTACGCTATACGTGCTTGAGCGGGGGGGGGTTAGCAAAGGGAGTCCTGACACAGCAAGTCGGACCCAGTATGCGACCCTGCGCATATCTTTCAAAAAGATTGGATGCAGTAGCAAGAGGATTCCCTCCCTGCTTGAGAGTTGTAGCTGCAGCAGCTGTACTGTTACAAGATCCAAAGAAACTCACTTTCGGAGCAAAGACTACAATAGTCACTGAACACTCCATTAGATCTTTGTTAAAAGAAGGGACTATCAAGTGGATGACAGGCTCTAGACTCATGAAATATCAACTGATGCTGTTAGAAGACCCAGAGGTCGAATTACAGGTGACCACCAGTTTAAATCCTGCCTCATTTCTACCCGAtgaaaatgcagaagagggagaGACGCATGATTGCCCAACGCTGTTGCAACAGACCTGGGCAGTCCGATCTGACCTACGCACGGTCCCACTGAAGAATGCAGACCTGCAGTGGTTCACAGATGGGTCCTCCTTTGTAGAAAATGGGgtgagaagagcaggatatgccgTGGTGAGTCTAGTGGACACTATCGAAGCTCAGCCGCTACCCACGGGCACCTCAGCCCAGCTAGCAGAACTAATTGCAGTTACCAGAGCCTGTGAGATGGCAGAAGGGCAAACTCTGAACCTCTATTCGGACTCAAGATATGTACACAACATGGCACATGCGTACGCTGCACTGCATCATGAAAGGGGCATGCTAGATTCTAAAGGGAACCCAGTGAAATACCAGCAAGAGATCCAGCGGTTCATGGACGCCATGCAGCAACCCCGCAGTCTGGCTTTTATGCACTGCCGTGGAcaccagagaggaggaggggaagtggaAAGCGGCAACCGTAGAGCTGATGCAGCAGCGAAGTTAGCTGCACGCTCAGCCGAAATGATTATGGTGTCCCTTATTCCAGACCTAGCTACCCTGGAAGAGGAATGGGAGTATGGAACAGAAGACAAAAAGCTGGCAGAAGCCCTGGGAGCCGTGAAACAGCAGGGGAAATGGATCATCAGAGGGGGGAAGACACTAGTCCCCAAGGAATATGTGACAAGACTTGTGGAGGGCTTACATGAAGGCACGCACATGGGGGCAGAGACTATGTATGAACTCATTCGGAAGAAGTATTATGCACCAAATTTGTCTGCTCATACCCGACAAGTAGCCAGGAAGTGTGTAGAATGTGCTAAAGTCAACCCCAATACCCGGCCTCAAGGACAAGCAGGGCAAGTAGCAATGGGGGCCGGCCCGATGGACATTATTCAAGTGGACTTTACAGAGATGGTCTGGCAAGGACCCTATAAATATCTCCTGGTCATTGTATGCACGCTAACTGGCTGGGTGGAAGCCAAACCATGCAAGGCAGAAAGCGCGCAGGCTATGGTTAAATACCTGCTTAACGAACACCTGCCCAACCACGGACTGCCAATACAAATTAACTCAGACAATGGGGGGGCATTCGTGAGCAAAGCAGTACAAGACGTTTCTAGGGCATTGGGAATACAATGGAAACTCCATTCCTCGTGGAACCCACGAAGTTCCGCGAAAGTGGAACGTATGAACAGGACACTCAAAGATCATCTAGTCAAGCTAATTGAGCTCACACAAATGAACTGGGTGGCCCTGTTACCATACGTACTGTTTAAAATTAGAAACACaccaaggggaaaggagaaattaACTCCATTCGAGGCTATGTATGGGAGGGCGTCACCCATCCTGCGTACTAGAGTTGAGGACCACCCCCCGTCCACGGCCCAATGGGCTAAGGTCCTGCACGATGTACGACACTCCCTACAAGAAACCATCCCCATTCCTATTGTGGATCCAGTACACCCCTATGAAGTGGGAGAATGGGTGTGGGTGAAGAAATGGAAGGTAGAGCCTTTGAAACCCAGATGGGGAGGTCCATACCAGATTCTGTTAATCACACCAACTGCTTTAAAATGTGCAGGAATTAAGGCGTGGGTCCATCATACCAGGGTTAAACGGGCAGAGGCACCTATCTCGTGGGTTGCACAGAAGACTGGAGAGACTAAGCTGAAGATACGTCGCTTACCCTGAGTCTACCCCCTGCTACACCCTACCGGAACGGGTGCACGTCTTCGCACGGGTCCAGGGTACATCTTTGGAACGTCCCTACGGGTGTGCCCATACCTGGAAGCGGCACACCCTTTGTACGGACCACCggcgggggtgggagagagtgTGTTATTTCCTGGTTTCAAGCTTGTAACTAAAAATGTGGTCTCGAACACTGTTGTTTTTATGGGTAATAGGAGTGAATAGCACCTACAAGGTTTCCCACCCGAAAGTCCCTGGGCTTCAGACTGTAATCGGAGCCACATCCCTTAAAGACTGCTGGGTTTGTACTCATGGTGATATACATTCTGAAGAGAAGGTAGCTCTGGTGGCGGGCCCCATCCCCCTAAATTGGTGGGTTCAGAAACCCAGAGTAAATTGGTGCTCCCCCTGGATCAGCAACACCGAATTGGCTTGGCGACCAACCACGGGAGGGGGGAACCGCCAGACCTACCGCTACCAGAGGGAATGGAAACGAAATTGGTATTCAAAAGGGGTCCCGGAATATGAAGTTGAAACATTAATTGGCCAGAATCCAATTTGCATTGAGAACAAAGGGGGACCGGGACCCAATTTAGGGGAGATCTCCTACACTCACTGTGCCCACACATGGTCGTTTGATAAATCCCTTGGCGAATTCACGCCACGGGCTGACGATCATGGACCAGACCAGGAAGAGTGCGATGGGGATGATCCCTCTGTGGGCAAATATCCTGGATTGTATGGGGGAGAGATGACCCTCACCTCTGTAACCCTATTCAATTTCACTGAAGGCCACTGGCGGGAGGAGTCGAAATTCCTATGGAAAAACACCCTATATGTACACGATCGGCTAGGTATCCTGATCAACAAAACACAAACCAAGCATGACACGTGTGATAGCAAACTTAACACGTGGGAATCCCCTTTCTGGACCCTCTGGCTGAGCATAACCTGTGCACACCACAAAGACCCAAATGTAACACTTTCCTGGTTCGGGGGAAGGGCCAGCAAGTCCGGACCCTTCAGCCTTGACAGAGAATGTGGAACGGCCCTGGGCATAGGAGAACGAAGAGTAGGGCCAATGAAGTGGGAAACGGGGGACGTCCTGACCCTGTCCTTGCTCGAACACGGAATGTACTGGCTCTGTGGTAAAAACGCATACAAAGCACTGCCACAAGGTTGGAATGGCAGATGTGCCCCTGCTTATCTAGCACCCAAAGTAGAGATCCGCAAAAGCCTAAATGCCTCTGAAGTTTTGAACATGGGCAGTTTCCTGCACCGCCTAAGGCGCGGCGCAGAGAACCCCCTTGTGGTCCGCAACACCGGATTCCACCAGGCTTGGCGGGCTATGCTACCGGGACTTGGGGTGATTGAGCTTGAAATAGCGGTCAAAAACATCTCGAAGGAGATGGAAAAATCTTTCAATAGCACTCTGAAAATGTTAATGGAAGTTCAGCAAGAGGTTGATTCATTATCAAAAGTGGTTGTGCAAAACCGTAAAGCGCTCGACATTCTTGCTGCTCAGCAAGGAGGTGCCTGTGCTTTGATCGGGGAGAAATGCTGTTACTATGTAAATAATCAGGGAAAAATTGATCAGGAGGCAGCCAAATTGAAGGAATCGATACAGGTCTTTCACAGCATCGGCCAACCCCCATCTGGATGGGGAATATGGGAATGGCTCACGAGTTGGCTGCCAGACCTAGCCTGGCTAAAGtcattatttgttgtttttgttatcatTGTTATAATTTTGCTAATGCTACCTTGTATAATACCTTGTTTAACTAGAATAATAGAATCTGCTGTTTCTGCCATAGTTAGAAAGGAAACCGCACCACTTATAAAAACAATGTATTCTAATCTACCCTTAAAGGAAGAGCCATAAAATGGGCTCTTGAGGGGGGAGATGTAGAATGGAAAATTCCTCTATTGTtttttttctattgttttctacTGCTGAAGTTGGTGATGAGTCACTTATCTACCAAgggcagacagggtgggggaagtgggtatGAACGGACTAGCTTCATTAACATAGGCGCCAGATGATAGGATCACTTTAAACTGTAACTCgtcctgcttcttagaatgtgaaggaatcttctcttaatttgcttatctcttttctgtAAGACCGGAACtcagagcaaagtccagcccagaggcaaacacatgtgttaatGAAGTAAACTAATTGGTTCTAGGGCAAAATGTTAACGCCcagatgtgtaacaatgccaaggtttaaaaccccaaaaatcGGGGGATTCGGGGCTTCTTCTCTGGAGGGCCgtgaggcaccaggaaggggtcaCAGCGCTGTAATCAATAAACGgtgatattgcttccttcaaccatccttgtctgtctggtttatGCTGACTGGGTTCCCCCaggtaacactagaaccaggggtcatcccatgaaatcccattgactttttcacacaacacataatcattttgtggaattctctgccacaagatgtggtgacaaccaacaacttggatggctttaagaggggtttggataacttcatggaggagaggtccagcAATGgcaactagttggagggctataggccacctccagcctcagaggcaggatgcctctgagtacctgttacaggggagtaacagcaggagagaggacatgccctcaactcctgcctgtggcttccagcggcatctggtggccactgtgcgaaacaggatgctggactagatgggccttgagcctgattcagcagggctgtatATATGTTCTAACCAGGATTAACATGGTCCTGAGAACATGGCCAGACAGTTAGGAAAGCTCATCCCAGATTTCAGGCATCCCAGCTGGACTGGCTCAATGAGACAATAAGGGTGTTCACATGATGGATGCCAtgagtgggcaggtgggtgggtggaaggctgAGCAAAACTTACCTTTTCCCCAAACATCCCAAGATGGTGGGAAGCACAGACTGTGCTCCTACCCAATCCACACTGTtgcatggatctccagaggctggagCCTCCACATATCTCACAACATCCCAGCCACCACAATGCACCATGAATCATATTGACAGAACAGCTCTATTTGGGGGTGAcacagaaagcacccctctatgtAGTTGGAACTGTGGGCcgacagtctccattttggagaCTTCAGTTCATGGGATAATGAACTCTTCACCTGCCCATATTTGGTAAAGACTCACATCTGGTCACTCGTCTTGAGCAAAGCATGGTGGAAAGGCGCCCAAGGTCACAATAGCTAAGACTGCAAGGGGCCATCCCCAGCCTTTCTCTCTTTATCTCAATAGAAGGCAACCAGCCAGCAagtagacctaattcaaaaggTACACTTCAGGGGCAGAGAATACTCCCTTTTTGCAAGAGAGATAGCATGACCAGCACTCTCTGCTACAACTCAGATAAGAGCAAGCATTTCCCAACCCACCATCAATGGCTTAATTGGCTGTCAATGACCAGAACAGAGGCAGTccattacaatataaaatatctatctatctatctatctatctatctatctatctatctatctatctatctaatttgtataccaccccaaactttcatctctgggcagtttacaataacataaaaccagttaaaaacatacaaaaacttaaaaacaatttaacaatttaaaaataaccagaaattaaaacccaaaaatattaggaagctgagaaagcttgggcaaaaatatgggttttcatgtgttttttgaaaattgccagagatggggaggatcgtatctcagcagggagcacattccacaatcttggggcagtgaccgagaaggcccgtctctgtgcagccaccaaacgagttggcggtaactggagacagacctcctcagatgacctcaatgggcggtggggcttgtaaagaagaagatgctctcttaaatacccagggcctaagtcatttagggctttgtaagatataactaacactttgtattttgtccgggaacctattggcagccagtgtaactccatcagtaaaggagtaatatggtctctctgagatgacccagagaccaacctggctgctgcgttctgaacaaactgaagtttccggactacatacaaaggcagccccacgtagagcacattacaaaagtcaagtctggaggtcaccaacagatgtaccactgttttgaggtcgttgatctcaagaaacaggcacagctggtgtatcagccgaagctgatagaaagcacctcctcaacctgagaaaccatggagaggtgtgaatccagaagtactcccagactgcaaacctgttccttttggggaagtgtgaccacatctagaacaggtagatcaaaatcatctctagagttctgaccccacacaataagtacctctgtcttatctggattcagcttcagtttattctccctcatccagcccattactgattctaggcaggcatttagggagaatatgccagctcctgaagaagctgacatggagaagtagatctgggtgtcatcagcatactggtaacacccggctccaaatcccctgatgatctctcccagtggtttcatgcagatgttaaaaagcaatggagaaagtatggagccttgagggacaccatacttaagctcagattttgaagagcaacaatcttcgattgacaccatctggaatcta
Above is a window of Hemicordylus capensis ecotype Gifberg chromosome 2, rHemCap1.1.pri, whole genome shotgun sequence DNA encoding:
- the LOC128344033 gene encoding uncharacterized protein LOC128344033, whose amino-acid sequence is MTGSRLMKYQLMLLEDPEVELQVTTSLNPASFLPDENAEEGETHDCPTLLQQTWAVRSDLRTVPLKNADLQWFTDGSSFVENGVRRAGYAVVSLVDTIEAQPLPTGTSAQLAELIAVTRACEMAEGQTLNLYSDSRYVHNMAHAYAALHHERGMLDSKGNPVKYQQEIQRFMDAMQQPRSLAFMHCRGHQRGGGEVESGNRRADAAAKLAARSAEMIMVSLIPDLATLEEEWEYGTEDKKLAEALGAVKQQGKWIIRGGKTLVPKEYVTRLVEGLHEGTHMGAETMYELIRKKYYAPNLSAHTRQVARKCVECAKVNPNTRPQGQAGQVAMGAGPMDIIQVDFTEMFPAPPKARRREPPCGPQHRIPPGLAGYATGTWGD